Within Pangasianodon hypophthalmus isolate fPanHyp1 chromosome 11, fPanHyp1.pri, whole genome shotgun sequence, the genomic segment atatttatattacacatataatatgaaaatatttctaCAGTGACATTTATGCAGCATaaagataaaaagtaaaatttttgCTGAAATAGagaatgtacattttaaatactaTTATTGTGATTTCTGATATTAATgtgcatttattatatttttaaaaatgctaccTTATAGATGTATCTGTAGTGGCAGTTCTGTCCATGTTTTTGAGCATCCTCATACATGTTGAACATCACAGTTTGTCAGCACATGCCTACAACATATATATAGCCATTtgtgtgccctgcgatgggttggcaccccgtccagggtgtcccctgccttgtgccctgagttccctgggatagacgCCAGGATCCCCAAGaccttgtgtaggataagcggtatggaagatggatggatggatgtatattgtaatttgtatgaaaatatGATTACAAATTTGTAGagttttcattaaaattcaaGTTCTATAATGGGTCAGGTTTGCATAGCAGTCAGCCACGTCAGCTATTCAACTCAACAAGAAGTCCAAGTTAATATAAAACTCcaaatgaatataaaagaaCGGAAATCTCATCCTGTCATTAAAGGACACAAACTGCACTGTAAAATGTGAAGAATGAATTGGTTAAATCTCCTCCCATATGATCTTTGGAAGCTGCCTGCCTCGAGTACAGTGccttgtgtgtgcaggtgtataCTCTGTTCCTGTTCGGACTGACGCCTGTGCTGCGTattccaggtgtgtgtgtgatttcttcaTCCTCTATCATGCTTTTGATAAGCCTGAGGTATCAATTAAGGATTGATTGATTGTATTTTCAGGGCCTGGATTTTTCACAGGAGTCTCCAATCATATCTGTCTGGTGAAGGCTGATAAGACTATAGAATGATATTATGATCTgtgtcattttaattaaaatgcctGTTCTATGTTGGCTGTCTTTGCTAACCAGTGGTCAGGGATTTTTGTATATCCTTTATCATTTATGAACATATCGATTCGTACTATGCGTATTTGTAACTTATAAAGCTAGCCATGTCAATTTAAACCATGTAACTGTCACTAGTTTAGTAGATATTTTTGGTGCTGCTTCAGCTTCCAGATGAAGAGTAAAGCGAAAAACAGGAGTTAATGATTCAGAAACAGGCATGCTCTGACAAACTGAACATGAACATGCTCAAATCTGCCTTCCTGTCCTCTAATTACAGAGGGATTACAGCAACGACATACACTGTAGGTCTGTTCATTCTGAAGATGATGCatcttaataatataaattagtGGGAAAAACAACAGGGCAGATTTACCGCATTGTACATCCTGTATTTTTATAGACTGTGATTTCTCATGCAGTGCTAGCAGACTGCACTGGATCATCTTGCGGAAATGCTGTGGGTGTGGATGACACTGTGCCTCATGTGGCAAGGTAAAGTAAACTATATATCCTATTTAGACAAGCTAATATTGTTTGGCACCTGAATTATTTTGTTGCAGAGCTTACATAGGAGAACTTTTTTGATTtgattatatgaaaatatgagaTGTGTGTGACTTGGAATATATAGTATACAAACTTGTCTATTATGAATCCATGAAGAGCCACTTTTTCTaagactgtatgtatatatccactgtaaattctgtctctgacagttcctcaacctcagctacatcggACTGTTTCTTTAATCACCCTCACACAGTTATTTTTGGGTGTACTTTTTTTTGCTGACTCtaacattttctaacaaatgtaGCTGGTTGAGTAGTCACATTCATGCTAATGAGCTTTGGCTTTGTTTGTTTGCGAAAGCGTCACTTTTTTTGTTGCGTCCTACGCGATCCGACTGCCAATGCACACCACTAATCTCAACTAGATGCCCTGAACCTTTCTTTGCAAGCCTtactaaaaaatgaaaaagaaatgaatactTTTCAGCACTGTGGAAATGTCTTATGCACTATTTCTTTATATgaattttgtcttagatgtttttttatgtCTTCTGCATTGCTATGAGGACAAAAAGACcaaattttagatttccaaatgtTCCAAATGTTTATATTCCAACAAAtttactgttacaggaaaacattatttaaaaacaacagataGACTATAACAGAGGCTGTCTAGAATTACCTGCTGAAATGgaagtacactatattaccaaaagtattcggtcacctgccttgattcacatatgaacttaagtgccatcccattcctaacccatagggttcaatatgatgtcggtccaccttttgcagctattacagcttcaactcttctgggaaggctgtccacaaggttgaggagtgtgtttataggaatttttgaccattcttccaaaagcgcattggtgaggtcacacactgatgttggtcagaaggcctggctctcagtctccgctctaattcatcccaaaggtgttctatcgggttcaggtcaggactctgtgcaggccagtcaagttcatccacaccagactctgtcatccatgtctttatggaccttgctttgtgcactggtgcacagtcatgttggaagaggaagtggcccgctccaaactgttcccacaaggttgggagcatggaattgtccaaaatgttttggtatcctgaagcattcaaagttcctttcactggaactaaggggccaagcccaactcctgaaaaacaaccccacaccataattcctcctccaccaaatttcacactcggcacaatgcagtccgaaatgtaccgttctcctggcaacctccaaacccagactcgtccatcagattgccagatggaaaagcgtgattcatcactccagagaacgcgtctccactgctctagagtccagtggcggtgtgctttacaccactgcatccgacgctttgcattgcacttggtgatgtgtggcttggatgcagctgctcggccatggaaacccattccatgaagctctctgcgtactgtacttgggctaatctgaaggtcacatgaagtttggagctctgtagcaattgactgtgaagaaagtcgatgacctctttgcactatgcgcttcagcatccgctgacccctctccgtcagtttacgtggcctaccacttcgtggctgagttgctgttgttcccaaactcttccattttgttatgataaagctgacagttgactgtggaatatttaggagcgaggaaatttcacgactggatttgttgcacaggtggcatcctatgacagttccacgctggaattcactgagctcctgagagcggcccattctttcacaaatgtttgtaaaaacagtctgcatgcctaagtgcttgattttatacacctgtggccaggccaagtgattaggacacctgattctgatcatttggatgggtgaccgaatacttttggtaatatagtgtatgtgtaaaaGACAAAGTCTACAGAAGgattttaacagatttttcaaGATGCATGGAAAAACCTCCCAGACAATTTTCTAAACTATACAACACGGTAGCTAGGAGAACTGATGTGCCAGCATTCAGTTGTGGACACAACTGCAGGTGCTcaatggttttatttaaatgtagccaacaaaacagaaacataatCCAAAGGCAGAGTAAGATTCAGGCAAGGGCCAGGCAATGAGCAATCACTGTGAGACAAGAGCAAAATGAACAATCACAAGTCTAGGCAAGAGCAAAATGAGGACACTGGAATGACAGCAGAACCAGAAAGACAATAACCAATCAACAGCTTGGCATAGACTGGTATTAAATGAACCCGAGTGTATACTTTGTGACGAACAAAGAACCGTGAGAgttataaatacacaaactaattaaGGGGGAAACTCAAAACAGGTGACAGTAATCAAAACACATTAGGGAGACAACCAAGGACAAGACATGGGTGGAAACAAGActtgaaccaaaacaaaacacatgtgacaacataaacaaacactgGAACGGCATGCAGCGCTAGGTGCGAGGGGGGGAATAGGAGACATGATGCAGTTTTAAAGGCAAAAGTTGGCCATGACAAATATGGATTTGGTTTAGTTTTTCATTGTTTACTACTCTTTATATTAAAATCTTTAACATgtgttttatatgtgtataggggttttttacaaaaaatattaccTCAATTACTGCTGTATCAACCTagaaaatggcataaaatattttttcctcatCTAAAATGTTAACAGATTCATATTTATCATATACCTGTCTCATGCAGGAACAAGCAGCTTCATGATCCACAACAAAGTGGAAAGCCTGTGCCTTGAGGACTCCTTCGGAGATGCTGGAGTTCAGTTAAAGAGATGCAGTGTGGACTCGGAGCTCCAGCAATGGATCTGGATAGAGCAGACGTTCCTCAtgaatgtacacacacaacgGTGCCTGTCTGCCTTCCACAGTGACCCAGTCCAGACTCTCGACTGTGATGGTGAAGATGAACTGCAGTGGCAGTGTATGAACAACAGGCTCATCAGCATGAGTAACAACCTGGAGCTAGGTGTGCACAGGGGAAGCCTGGCTCTGACCACCACGGGGAAAAGCACCAGGTGGAGGTCTCTAGATCAAGGAGACATCTGTCAGGAGGAGAAGCTGAGTGAGTCCCAGATATGAAACTGTGACATATTGGTAGGCCAATGTGACGAGataatattttgtgtaaatatagtaATCATGCACTGTTAATAAGGGACTCAATGAAATCAAAATTAGTATATCAATATAAGAAATATCAATACaagaaatatcaaatatcacccaacaacaatttgccaacaataacaattattttattaatgtggtGCATCTACCACACAAGTTCGTACAACACcatacaataacatattagaacaagtgcattcaTGTAAACATTGCAGCTGGCACTGCAGCAGCTGGCCATGcggttatataaataaataatcaacactttctgaccaatagTAGTATACGTAATACagtatgaatatataatattctcATGTTCAATATAAAGTAATGAGAAATTATAGTTAAGTGAATGCACggagataatgtgtcaaaatcttactcagttaaaagtggaagtatccagccaaCAATGTAcacaagtgaaaatgaaaaaaaaaattgcttgtcTTGAGTACTGTTTAATGTACTCAGatatcacaaaataaaaagtatatttttaactgatgaaattaagctaatgtcatgttttcatttgaatAGTAACCCTTATTAATACTGATAGAAGATGATTAAACAACTAtgccattttgcctgaaaacttcattcaatctctgtaagtttgctggTGAAGACTGCAAGACTAACGCTACATACagtagtttgctaatgaattaataagaagtaaaatatcatgtgaataaacaatatttaccattagctagaatctGACTTTTATATTAGTTTATGGAATCGATGCTAGTCTAAACTgtcattagcaaagaaaacaggctaacgtTGATAAATATAGTCAGGTAAcacctcaacatgctttttcaaatgaGATGGAGTTCATGTCTTCTAGGGAGGCAAAGGAGAAACCTCATTTCATACAAGTCTTTGCATATTTTagcatattcatatattttattgaagTAAGGCCAGGGGtactcatcctcaagttcaacaCTGTTAACACTGTTAACCCAGTGTTAACTACAACATTAACTACATTGTGTTGCATGAGAAGGTCACCACAGATGACAAATTGGCATggttttgatatttattttattaacatgattggatgctttaaaatgaaatgattggaCGCTAACCTGAACCTATTATATTGATATATAGCATACAGTCATTTgatggatgagagaagaagagacctttgTGATTTGTCCAAACAGGATCCAGAAGACAGAGTGAAACAGATGAGTTTCCAGCCACTGAGAACATCATgacagaggaacagagagagtaTCTCAGGTGGTACTACCGCACTGAAGATGGTGAGTATGCATCTGCTACTTCTATCATTTCTTATGAAAGATATAACTGGtcacatacatatacatgtacataaatAAGCATGATTTAGAAAAGGTGCAGCTGCAGCACTACACAGCTGAGCGATTTTGCTCATTTAAAATAACTGATTCACATTGTACTAATTAGCAAGCCCTTGAGAGGCCAATGAGGATGTGGTAAAGCATTAAAATACTAAACCGTGCAGAGTCATTGCCCTCCAGGACCTGGGATTGACACTGCTGAGTTACTGTATAAAAGGCATTCCATAGACATAGTCACCAGACATGATCGCCTTGCTTGTTTACTGTCATGACACTCATTACAGCTTGACCTTGGGACTGCCACTTTTGTCCTTTGGACatggtaaaatattttttaaaataaagtcaaaagTACTGTTTAATCCTAAGAACACACAGACTTAGAAAATACTTATGCAGTATCTGGTAAAAGCTAAACAGAATTTTATCACTGATATATTAAAGGTATATGATTAAACAGTCGTATCAGGCTGAGTTCTGACCTGTAACCCAAAGATAAAGATCATGAAATaccattcattaaaataaaactggcaTCATAAAGCAGTTATAAATTGTGGCATCTGAACTTTTGTCTCTCGGTTCACCCTGCTCATAAAACTTCACCACCTATAACctataaaatacttttacacATACTTGagcagtgaaaaaaatgacCCAATATTCCTCTTACCTCAAATCTAATTGAAAAGCCAAAAGTCtgaaatttacttttttattgttaCACTGGACCTATGAGGCTAATGCTGACAGGAAAGGGAAGTTTacctcacccaaaatcttttctgtaatTCCACAGCcaaattttcatgttttcaatttcatttcattttcatttcaatttttttttttgaattacaTCATTAAGCTAAGTAAGCTCagtaaaagaattaaaaattgCAGGGAACATCCGTATTTCCAAACGTAAGTTTAAAGCAAAGTGGAGCTAAATTATCCATTACCATACTTCCAGTTTTCTGTCGCATTTTCAACTCTGATTGGTACGGCTTGGAGAGCGTGTTATGAAACCTCTTTGCCTATGATGTGTCTCTGTTGCAAATTTAAgtagcttttctttttattgtctaGCACtggaataagaaaaaaattgcattttgggTTGTCCAAATTGGTGTCCCCAGTACCCTTACAATGTCCTTACATTTTTTTAGATGATTCAATCAGTCCTAAATGCCAAATCTTTTGAAATGGATGCAGTGTGAGGCAGATATCTACATATTCTGTAGTCACATTTTCATTACTTATTAGTTATATCCAGTGTATAAAAAGCAAACATCTGTCTGTCGTCATGTTGCTCAACTGCATCTGGAGTAAGTGGAGAACTGTGTAAGGCTTCTTTGCCTTATATATTACTTAAATACTGCTGACATGGCTAGTAATGAATGAAACCTAATGACCATAAGTTACTAGTAGGGATGACCATAAGTTATTAGCTTTCATCCAGCAGTATTTAATTAGCTTTAGGATGGTAGTTAATGTTTAGTACACTAACAAGTTGTTTTCTTTATACAGCGACGCCCTGGAAATTTGCCATGTTGGGCTTGTCTCTTGTGGCTCTGCTTTTGGGGTGTGTTTTCTGCGTCATTGGACTG encodes:
- the si:cabz01068815.1 gene encoding solute carrier family 51 subunit beta, with the protein product MLWVWMTLCLMWQGTSSFMIHNKVESLCLEDSFGDAGVQLKRCSVDSELQQWIWIEQTFLMNVHTQRCLSAFHSDPVQTLDCDGEDELQWQCMNNRLISMSNNLELGVHRGSLALTTTGKSTRWRSLDQGDICQEEKLRSRRQSETDEFPATENIMTEEQREYLRWYYRTEDATPWKFAMLGLSLVALLLGCVFCVIGLMGNKHRREIAKYKATTAASPATVKVEMEELQVITEVKGDKDYYTGQTQDGQLESKEPLEGASETEALKPGDIMVIWKDGNVSKLYSDSQEGGEEDI